From one Allorhizobium ampelinum S4 genomic stretch:
- the scpA gene encoding methylmalonyl-CoA mutase → MSKKTVADWQSLAEKELKANPDSLTWQTPEGIAVKPLYTADDLAGMDHLDSLPGFAPFTRGPRATMYAGRPWTIRQYAGFSTAEASNAFYKRNLAAGQKGLSVAFDLATHRGYDSDHSRVEGDVGKAGVAIDSVEDMKILFDGIPLDEMSVSMTMNGAVIPILASFIVAGEEQGVSRDKLSGTIQNDILKEFMVRNTYIYPPEPSMRIVADIIDYTAREMPKFNSISISGYHMQEAGATLVQELAFTLADGREYVRAALAKGLDVDAFAGRLSFFFAIGMNFFMEAAKLRAARLLWTRIMQEFNPKKPASLMLRTHCQTSGVSLAEQDPYNNIVRTAFEAMSAVLGGTQSLHTNSFDEAIALPTEFSARIARNTQLILQHETGVTKVVDPLAGSYYVESLTKELADAAWALIEEVESLGGMTKAVADGLPKRLIEEAATRRQAAVDRREEVIVGVNKYRLETEDEIDILDIDNATVRLGQIKRLEDTKRRRDVKTVEASLVEMTRIAKTGEGNLLAAAVDAARARATVGEISDAMRSVFGDHTAVPKVVSKVYGDRYHDDPEYQTLVGQLSDFATVLGGKPKIMVAKLGQDGHDRGAKVISSAFGDIGFDVIAGPLFQTPEETADLAVSHKVQVVGMSSLAAGHKTLAPQLVAALKAKGAENIIVVVGGVIPRQDYQFLLDHGVAAVFGPGTNVLEAARAVINLMQGRLRNQ, encoded by the coding sequence ATGTCGAAGAAGACGGTTGCAGATTGGCAGTCGCTTGCCGAAAAGGAGCTGAAGGCCAATCCGGACAGCCTGACCTGGCAGACGCCGGAAGGCATTGCCGTCAAGCCGCTTTATACGGCAGACGATCTTGCCGGCATGGACCATCTCGATAGCCTGCCGGGCTTTGCGCCCTTCACCCGTGGGCCACGCGCGACGATGTATGCCGGGCGGCCCTGGACGATTCGCCAATATGCCGGGTTTTCCACGGCGGAAGCCTCCAATGCCTTTTACAAACGCAATCTGGCGGCTGGACAGAAGGGGCTTTCCGTCGCCTTCGACCTTGCCACGCATCGCGGTTATGACAGTGACCATTCCCGTGTTGAGGGCGATGTTGGCAAGGCGGGCGTGGCGATTGACAGTGTCGAGGACATGAAAATCCTGTTCGACGGCATTCCGCTGGATGAAATGTCGGTATCGATGACGATGAATGGCGCGGTCATTCCGATCCTGGCGAGCTTCATTGTGGCGGGCGAAGAACAGGGTGTGTCGCGGGATAAATTGTCGGGCACCATTCAGAACGATATCCTGAAGGAGTTCATGGTCCGCAACACCTATATCTATCCGCCCGAGCCTTCGATGCGGATTGTCGCTGATATTATCGACTATACCGCGAGGGAGATGCCGAAGTTCAACTCCATCTCGATCTCCGGCTATCATATGCAGGAGGCGGGCGCGACGCTGGTGCAGGAACTTGCCTTCACGCTTGCCGATGGCCGTGAATATGTGCGGGCAGCGCTGGCCAAGGGCCTGGATGTCGATGCCTTCGCAGGCCGGCTGTCGTTCTTCTTCGCCATTGGCATGAATTTCTTTATGGAAGCGGCAAAACTACGGGCCGCCCGGCTGCTGTGGACCCGGATCATGCAGGAATTTAACCCCAAAAAGCCCGCCTCGCTGATGCTGCGCACCCATTGTCAGACGTCAGGCGTATCGCTGGCCGAGCAGGACCCGTATAACAACATTGTCCGCACCGCTTTTGAGGCGATGTCGGCAGTGCTGGGCGGCACGCAATCGCTGCATACCAATTCCTTCGATGAAGCCATAGCGCTTCCCACCGAGTTCTCCGCGCGCATTGCCCGCAATACCCAGCTGATCTTGCAGCATGAAACCGGCGTGACCAAGGTGGTCGATCCGCTGGCTGGCTCTTACTATGTCGAAAGCCTGACCAAGGAACTGGCGGATGCGGCCTGGGCACTGATCGAAGAAGTGGAAAGCCTGGGTGGCATGACCAAGGCGGTGGCTGACGGCCTGCCCAAACGCCTGATCGAGGAGGCCGCCACCCGCCGCCAGGCGGCTGTGGACCGCCGCGAGGAGGTGATCGTTGGCGTCAACAAATACCGGCTGGAAACCGAAGACGAGATCGACATTCTCGATATCGACAATGCCACTGTCCGTCTTGGCCAGATCAAGCGCCTTGAAGACACCAAGCGCCGCCGGGATGTAAAAACGGTGGAGGCGAGCCTGGTGGAGATGACCCGCATTGCCAAAACAGGAGAGGGCAATCTCTTGGCCGCCGCCGTTGATGCCGCCCGCGCCCGTGCCACCGTGGGCGAAATATCGGATGCCATGCGGTCGGTGTTTGGCGATCACACTGCCGTGCCCAAAGTGGTATCCAAGGTCTACGGCGACCGCTATCACGATGATCCAGAATATCAGACGCTTGTCGGCCAGCTATCTGACTTTGCCACAGTGCTGGGGGGCAAGCCGAAGATCATGGTGGCCAAGCTTGGCCAGGATGGCCATGACCGGGGTGCGAAAGTCATTTCCTCGGCGTTTGGCGATATCGGCTTTGATGTCATTGCCGGTCCGTTGTTCCAGACCCCGGAGGAAACCGCCGATCTGGCCGTCAGCCACAAGGTTCAGGTCGTCGGCATGTCCTCGCTGGCGGCTGGCCATAAAACGCTTGCGCCACAACTGGTTGCTGCACTCAAGGCCAAAGGCGCGGAAAACATCATCGTCGTGGTTGGCGGTGTGATCCCAAGACAGGATTATCAGTTCCTCCTCGACCACGGCGTCGCAGCCGTCTTCGGACCTGGAACAAACGTGCTGGAGGCCGCAAGAGCCGTCATCAATCTTATGCAGGGTCGGTTGCGAAACCAGTAA
- a CDS encoding MarR family winged helix-turn-helix transcriptional regulator, whose product MNNDLDTRRRLTSQLFSAARLWRRTIDVILAEHGISEACASPLVWIGRLGGGIRQITLAEHVGIEGPSLVRLLDQLEASGMVMRKDDPTDRRAKGLWLTPEGTRMAARIEAVLDEERAGVFEGISQADLETTLRVLMEFQQRCVDLRASRDKKD is encoded by the coding sequence ATGAACAATGATCTCGACACCCGCAGACGTTTGACCAGCCAGCTGTTTTCGGCCGCGCGCCTCTGGCGCCGGACGATCGATGTGATCCTGGCCGAGCATGGAATTTCCGAGGCTTGCGCTTCGCCCCTGGTGTGGATCGGGCGGTTAGGGGGCGGTATTCGCCAGATCACCCTTGCCGAACATGTCGGCATTGAGGGGCCTTCGCTGGTGCGGCTGCTTGACCAGCTTGAAGCCTCGGGAATGGTCATGCGCAAGGACGATCCCACCGACAGGCGGGCCAAGGGTCTTTGGCTGACGCCGGAAGGCACGCGCATGGCAGCACGGATAGAAGCGGTGCTGGACGAGGAAAGGGCAGGGGTCTTCGAAGGAATTTCCCAGGCGGATCTTGAAACGACTCTACGCGTTTTAATGGAGTTTCAGCAGCGCTGCGTCGATCTGCGGGCGAGCCGGGACAAGAAGGACTAG
- a CDS encoding FUSC family protein has translation MVAPTWRDWVFSGKAFAAAMLALYLALMFDLSRPYWAVSAVYIVSNPFAGATKSKALYRVLGTLLGASAAVLFVPVFVNAPELLSLVVALWTGTLLFLSMLDRSARAYVFMLAGYTLPLIALPSVSDPGGVFDVALARSEEITLGILCATLVNQVVFPSSIGRLFGDRINVWLADAGAWAEDILRGEGAIPSTPLKRQQLASDVSSLDLMISQLSYDPGTKDVVGQARELRGRLLMLLPVFSSLADRLHAVKQQSGLDDTLIALLNDIADWFKLGGGVETEKAGASLLARINTMQKQDKPHGWDDLVMSSLLTRLKDVVELWQDCLTLRDHIASGGHAAETLPLLHTRRILAGSRHFDHALLAMKVAVVVVGILLACAFWIASGWSQGASFVSMVAVSCSFFAAQDRPAPMIRKMLIWTALSIVVAFVYLFAILPAVTSFEMLVLTLAPMFLFIGLKMSNPQMGMFFMLLAVNSATLIAIQDQYSADLTSFANGGLATLLGIGFAQLWVTVAQPFGAELAARRLMKSGWRDLADTASGSRSGDVDRLSSRSLDRLGQLVPRLAALNVRDLGDVDGFADVRLGFNVVTLQQQRPSLGQESGTLISQVLAGIADHYRRRLKLGGSSPAQPQLQDTIDRALETVMRNEGDVGRRVTDALVGLRRVLFGQSPPPSLSPQAGGSQSGAHQLSFAAE, from the coding sequence ATGGTCGCACCAACCTGGAGAGACTGGGTGTTTTCCGGCAAGGCTTTTGCGGCTGCCATGCTGGCCCTTTATCTTGCCCTGATGTTTGATCTGTCGCGGCCCTATTGGGCTGTTTCGGCGGTCTATATCGTTTCCAATCCCTTTGCGGGCGCAACCAAATCCAAGGCGCTGTACCGTGTGCTTGGCACATTGCTGGGTGCAAGTGCTGCGGTTTTGTTCGTGCCGGTCTTCGTCAATGCCCCGGAGCTTTTATCTCTGGTCGTGGCGCTCTGGACCGGAACTCTGTTGTTTTTGTCGATGCTCGACCGTTCGGCGCGTGCCTATGTTTTCATGTTGGCCGGTTACACGCTGCCGCTGATCGCCCTGCCCAGCGTCAGTGATCCCGGCGGCGTTTTCGATGTCGCGCTGGCGCGGTCCGAGGAAATTACCCTGGGCATTTTATGCGCCACGCTCGTCAATCAGGTGGTGTTTCCCTCCAGCATCGGTCGCTTGTTTGGGGACAGGATCAATGTTTGGCTGGCCGATGCTGGTGCCTGGGCCGAAGATATTTTGCGCGGCGAAGGTGCCATACCGTCCACCCCGCTGAAACGTCAGCAATTGGCCTCTGACGTGTCCAGTCTTGACCTGATGATCAGTCAGTTGAGTTACGATCCGGGAACCAAGGATGTCGTTGGTCAGGCGCGGGAGCTTCGTGGCCGGCTTTTGATGCTGCTGCCAGTATTTTCATCGCTGGCAGACCGCCTGCATGCCGTCAAACAGCAATCCGGCCTGGATGACACCCTCATCGCACTGCTCAATGATATCGCCGATTGGTTCAAGCTGGGTGGCGGCGTCGAGACGGAAAAGGCTGGCGCCAGCCTGCTGGCTCGGATCAACACCATGCAGAAGCAGGATAAGCCGCATGGCTGGGATGATCTCGTCATGTCCAGCCTGCTGACCCGGCTGAAGGATGTCGTTGAACTCTGGCAGGATTGCCTGACGCTGCGCGATCACATCGCTAGCGGCGGCCATGCGGCGGAGACTTTGCCGCTCCTGCACACCAGGCGTATCTTGGCGGGCTCACGGCATTTCGACCATGCATTGCTCGCCATGAAAGTGGCCGTTGTGGTGGTGGGCATTCTATTGGCCTGCGCATTCTGGATTGCCAGCGGCTGGAGCCAGGGCGCGAGTTTCGTTTCCATGGTCGCGGTGTCCTGTTCGTTTTTCGCCGCCCAGGACCGGCCTGCGCCGATGATCCGCAAAATGCTGATCTGGACTGCCCTGTCGATTGTGGTGGCCTTTGTCTATCTCTTTGCCATTCTTCCGGCCGTCACGTCCTTCGAAATGCTGGTGCTGACGCTGGCGCCGATGTTCCTGTTCATCGGGTTGAAGATGAGCAATCCGCAAATGGGGATGTTTTTCATGCTGCTGGCAGTCAACAGTGCCACGCTGATCGCCATTCAGGACCAGTATTCCGCCGATCTGACCAGCTTTGCCAATGGCGGGCTGGCCACCTTGCTCGGTATTGGTTTTGCCCAACTCTGGGTCACCGTCGCCCAGCCTTTCGGGGCTGAACTGGCGGCTCGGCGACTGATGAAATCTGGGTGGCGCGATCTTGCCGATACGGCTTCCGGATCACGGTCGGGAGATGTCGACCGCCTTTCCAGCCGCAGTCTCGACCGGCTTGGGCAGCTTGTCCCGCGGTTGGCGGCATTGAATGTGCGCGATCTCGGCGATGTCGATGGCTTTGCCGATGTCCGGCTCGGGTTCAACGTGGTGACGCTGCAACAACAGCGGCCGTCGCTTGGGCAGGAAAGCGGTACGCTCATCTCACAGGTTCTTGCTGGCATTGCAGACCATTATCGGCGTCGGTTGAAGCTTGGTGGCTCAAGCCCGGCGCAGCCGCAATTGCAGGACACCATCGACAGGGCGCTCGAGACGGTGATGCGCAACGAGGGCGATGTCGGGCGCCGTGTGACCGACGCATTGGTCGGCCTCAGGCGCGTGCTGTTTGGTCAATCGCCACCGCCAAGCCTTTCCCCGCAGGCCGGTGGTTCGCAGTCCGGCGCCCACCAACTTTCTTTCGCAGCAGAGTAA
- a CDS encoding DUF1656 domain-containing protein — protein MPTEFDIYGVYIPRLFVVMLIALLISMVIRKLLAWMGAYGLVWHRGLFDVALFVLLTAGLSFLTRWFVS, from the coding sequence ATGCCGACCGAATTCGATATCTATGGCGTCTATATCCCGCGCCTTTTCGTGGTGATGCTGATCGCGTTGCTGATCAGCATGGTGATCCGCAAGCTGCTGGCCTGGATGGGTGCCTATGGGCTCGTCTGGCATCGTGGGCTTTTCGATGTTGCGCTCTTTGTCCTGCTGACGGCAGGTCTTTCCTTTCTAACACGCTGGTTTGTCTCATGA
- a CDS encoding efflux RND transporter periplasmic adaptor subunit → MTMLKSLGRVAVTLVVVVAALFAGYHLWVYYMEEPWTRDGRVRADVAEIAPDVTGPVSEVLAKDNATVRKGDVLFKVDAKRFELALEQAQADLDQAKSSLDEAVRERQREERLGDSASAQARDKAVSAEEQAQASYNKALASRDVAKLDLDRTEVKSTVNGTVSNFSLQVGDFVNRGTATVAVVNTDTLRVEAYFEESKLQRIREGDRASVRIMGQKTVLTGRVESMATGIQDRERDSSSGLLVNITPTFNWVRLAQRVPVRIHLENVPEGTRLISGLTATVDIQPEAQAGQK, encoded by the coding sequence ATGACGATGTTGAAATCTCTCGGTAGGGTCGCTGTTACCCTGGTTGTCGTTGTTGCCGCGCTTTTTGCCGGCTATCACCTCTGGGTCTATTATATGGAAGAGCCGTGGACGCGCGACGGGCGCGTGCGCGCCGATGTCGCCGAGATTGCCCCTGATGTCACCGGTCCGGTCAGCGAGGTGCTGGCGAAGGACAACGCGACCGTGCGTAAGGGCGATGTTCTGTTCAAGGTCGATGCAAAACGGTTCGAACTGGCTCTGGAGCAGGCGCAGGCCGATCTCGATCAGGCGAAATCCTCGCTGGATGAGGCCGTCCGCGAACGCCAGCGCGAAGAGCGGCTTGGCGATTCCGCTTCGGCCCAGGCGCGCGACAAGGCGGTGTCTGCCGAAGAGCAGGCCCAGGCTTCCTATAACAAGGCCCTTGCCAGCCGCGATGTTGCCAAGCTGGATCTGGATCGCACCGAAGTCAAATCCACCGTTAACGGCACGGTGAGCAATTTCTCTCTTCAGGTCGGTGATTTCGTCAATAGAGGCACGGCTACGGTGGCTGTCGTCAACACCGATACCTTGCGGGTCGAGGCCTATTTCGAGGAAAGCAAATTGCAGCGCATTCGTGAAGGCGACCGGGCCTCCGTGCGGATCATGGGACAAAAAACCGTGCTGACTGGCCGGGTGGAAAGCATGGCGACCGGCATCCAGGACCGCGAGCGCGATTCAAGCTCCGGCCTGCTGGTCAATATCACCCCGACATTCAACTGGGTCCGGCTGGCGCAGCGCGTGCCTGTGCGCATTCATCTCGAAAATGTCCCAGAGGGTACAAGGCTGATCTCGGGCCTGACGGCCACAGTGGACATCCAACCGGAAGCGCAGGCTGGTCAGAAGTAG
- a CDS encoding fumarylacetoacetate hydrolase family protein produces MKLMRVGPIGQEKPALLDSDGKIRDLSAHVTDIGGAAISPEGLSQLAALNPETLPELAPGRIGACVSGTGKFICIGLNYSDHAAETGATVPPEPVIFMKATSAICGPNDEVLIPRGSEKTDWEVELGVVIGKTAKYVSEADAMDYVAGYCVSHDVSERAFQTERAGQWTKGKSCDTFGPIGPWLVTKDEIADPQNLKMWLTVNGETMQDGSSKTMVYGVAFLVSYLSQFMSLHPGDVISTGTPPGVGLGMKPPRFLKAGDVVELGIEGLGTQKQAFIADI; encoded by the coding sequence ATGAAACTGATGCGCGTTGGCCCGATTGGCCAGGAAAAGCCAGCCCTTCTCGATAGCGATGGCAAGATCCGCGATCTCTCCGCCCATGTCACCGATATCGGCGGCGCCGCGATTTCGCCGGAGGGGCTGTCGCAACTGGCGGCGCTCAATCCCGAAACGCTGCCGGAACTTGCGCCCGGCAGGATCGGCGCCTGCGTCTCCGGCACCGGCAAGTTCATCTGCATCGGCCTCAACTATTCCGACCATGCAGCAGAAACCGGCGCAACCGTTCCGCCTGAACCGGTGATCTTCATGAAGGCGACTTCAGCGATTTGCGGTCCTAATGATGAAGTATTGATCCCTCGCGGTTCGGAAAAAACCGATTGGGAAGTCGAACTTGGCGTCGTCATCGGCAAGACGGCGAAATATGTGTCAGAAGCAGACGCCATGGACTATGTCGCAGGTTACTGCGTTTCCCATGACGTGTCCGAGCGCGCCTTCCAGACCGAACGGGCCGGTCAATGGACCAAGGGCAAATCCTGCGACACCTTTGGCCCGATCGGTCCCTGGCTGGTCACCAAGGACGAGATTGCCGATCCGCAGAACCTGAAAATGTGGCTGACCGTCAATGGCGAGACCATGCAGGACGGCTCCTCCAAGACCATGGTCTACGGCGTCGCCTTTCTCGTGTCCTATCTCAGCCAATTCATGAGCCTGCATCCCGGCGATGTGATTTCCACCGGCACGCCGCCCGGCGTCGGCCTGGGCATGAAGCCACCACGCTTCCTGAAAGCGGGCGATGTGGTCGAACTGGGCATCGAAGGTCTCGGCACCCAGAAACAGGCATTCATCGCCGATATCTAA
- a CDS encoding SDR family oxidoreductase, with protein MSSSLDHKKVLITAAGQGIGRASALAFARAGATVVATDINEQALASLEAEAGITTRRLNVLKDEEVKAVITETGPFDVLFNCAGFVHAGSVLDMKDDELDFAFDLNVHAMVRTIRAVLPAMIEKGDGAIINMSSVASSVKGVANRCAYSITKAAVIGLTKSVSAEYVAKGIRCNAICPGTVESPSLQDRLKAQGDYEAARAAFIARQPIGRIGTPEEIADLAVYLAGATYTTGQAYAIDGGWSI; from the coding sequence ATGTCGTCGTCTCTTGATCATAAAAAGGTGCTGATAACAGCCGCTGGCCAGGGCATAGGCAGGGCCAGCGCATTGGCCTTTGCCCGCGCCGGCGCCACGGTCGTCGCCACTGACATCAACGAGCAGGCGCTGGCCAGCCTGGAAGCGGAGGCTGGTATCACCACACGCCGGCTCAACGTTTTGAAGGACGAAGAGGTCAAGGCGGTGATTACTGAAACCGGTCCCTTCGACGTGCTGTTCAATTGCGCCGGTTTCGTTCATGCTGGCTCGGTTCTCGACATGAAGGACGACGAACTGGACTTTGCCTTCGACCTCAATGTGCATGCCATGGTGCGCACCATCCGCGCCGTCCTGCCTGCGATGATCGAAAAAGGCGATGGCGCGATCATCAATATGTCTTCAGTCGCCTCCAGCGTGAAAGGCGTTGCCAACCGCTGCGCCTATTCCATCACCAAGGCCGCCGTGATCGGCCTGACCAAATCCGTCTCCGCCGAATATGTCGCCAAGGGCATCCGCTGCAATGCCATTTGCCCCGGCACGGTCGAAAGCCCTTCGCTTCAGGACAGGCTGAAGGCGCAAGGCGATTATGAAGCGGCCCGCGCCGCCTTCATCGCCCGCCAGCCGATTGGGCGGATCGGCACGCCGGAAGAGATCGCCGATCTTGCCGTCTATCTGGCTGGCGCCACCTATACGACGGGACAGGCCTATGCCATCGATGGCGGCTGGTCGATTTAG
- a CDS encoding thioesterase domain-containing protein: protein MSARIVNEDDLGRQRAVRMNVTALLVDLCRQELKRAVSPEDNLLEDGLTINRALRIIDRFWRETSIELDVNSFYLWPSPQALARAIENGAYLNLPKIIEIRKGSTDKTLIVFAGGLSCFLEVQDFIQRLHFPGRILGMSLTPFDNTSRDPAVVEDEIRTCLTALREASIPGPYCLMGYSFGGVLALELARALKDSGQDVAFLGLIDTPQSEYIWPLTVWSRFMLKRLTRRLRTAKPRLDPTAIPPDRHTRRDGGLPISTRWTKMITLAAGIAAYFRPFLFRFRDPRHPDYPTMAPQWIGNYPPSYDRLARQLLRMKGLYRPRLYTGRLTFYRALGGSPIDCDPKTIWEAFLPGAEWIDMRGNHQSIVIGRNAETLARDLDWRLDECLRCPSDQCAK, encoded by the coding sequence ATGTCTGCGAGGATCGTAAATGAAGACGATTTGGGCCGGCAACGGGCTGTTCGTATGAATGTCACGGCATTGCTGGTCGATCTCTGTCGCCAGGAATTGAAACGTGCTGTGTCGCCCGAAGACAATCTGCTGGAAGACGGTCTGACCATCAACCGGGCCTTGCGCATCATTGACCGTTTCTGGCGGGAAACCTCCATAGAACTGGATGTCAACAGTTTCTATCTCTGGCCAAGTCCGCAGGCGCTTGCCCGTGCCATCGAGAATGGGGCCTATTTGAACCTGCCAAAGATTATCGAAATCAGGAAGGGTTCCACGGACAAGACATTGATCGTTTTTGCCGGAGGCTTGAGCTGTTTTCTGGAAGTACAGGACTTCATTCAACGATTGCACTTTCCGGGCCGAATTCTCGGCATGTCCCTGACGCCCTTCGATAACACCAGTCGTGACCCGGCTGTGGTCGAGGATGAAATTCGCACCTGTCTCACAGCCCTGCGAGAGGCGAGCATTCCCGGTCCCTATTGTTTGATGGGCTATTCCTTCGGCGGAGTTTTGGCGCTTGAACTGGCGAGAGCATTGAAAGACAGTGGCCAGGATGTCGCCTTTCTTGGCCTGATCGACACACCCCAAAGCGAGTATATCTGGCCGCTAACCGTCTGGTCGCGGTTCATGCTGAAACGCTTGACGCGGCGGCTGAGGACCGCAAAGCCCCGGCTTGACCCGACCGCCATACCGCCTGACCGGCACACCAGACGTGATGGAGGTCTTCCCATCAGCACCCGATGGACAAAGATGATCACCCTAGCCGCTGGCATTGCCGCCTATTTCCGCCCATTTCTGTTTCGCTTCCGCGATCCCCGTCACCCCGACTATCCGACGATGGCGCCGCAATGGATCGGTAATTACCCTCCCAGCTATGATCGACTGGCCCGTCAGCTTCTGAGAATGAAGGGGCTCTACCGGCCACGACTTTATACCGGTCGTTTGACATTCTATCGCGCCCTTGGTGGTTCACCGATTGATTGCGATCCGAAGACCATATGGGAGGCTTTCTTGCCGGGCGCAGAGTGGATCGACATGCGCGGCAATCACCAGAGTATCGTGATTGGCCGCAATGCCGAAACACTCGCCCGCGACCTGGATTGGCGGTTGGACGAATGCCTCAGATGTCCTTCAGATCAGTGCGCCAAGTAA
- a CDS encoding NAD-dependent epimerase/dehydratase family protein, with amino-acid sequence MTRLLITGAAGNIGTTLAPRLSALGYDLVLSDLHDNAARGIKGADLGDFDAICAVMQGVDGVIHLGGMANEASFETVLNANIRGTYHIFEAARRLGVPRIVLASSYHVVGLHPFGAPIDETAPMLPDSFYGLSKAYGELLARTYHDKCGIQSVSVRIGSCFDTVRSPRMLTTWISADDLTRLVDRAFNVETLGCLMVYGVSDNDRGCMVSSDADKLGWKAQDRSQDAPMDQGRESEIIGPLLGGPFAEAPLPQN; translated from the coding sequence ATGACCCGTCTCCTGATCACCGGTGCCGCCGGCAATATCGGCACCACGCTTGCACCGCGCCTATCCGCGCTTGGCTATGACCTGGTGTTGAGCGACCTGCATGACAATGCGGCCCGGGGCATCAAAGGTGCCGATCTCGGCGATTTCGATGCGATATGCGCCGTCATGCAAGGTGTGGACGGCGTCATCCATCTCGGCGGCATGGCCAATGAGGCATCGTTCGAAACCGTGCTGAATGCCAATATTCGCGGCACCTATCACATATTCGAAGCCGCCCGACGCCTTGGCGTCCCGCGTATCGTGCTGGCCAGTTCCTACCATGTCGTCGGCTTACACCCGTTCGGGGCGCCAATCGATGAGACCGCGCCAATGCTGCCCGACAGTTTCTACGGCCTGTCCAAGGCCTATGGTGAGTTGCTGGCCCGCACCTATCACGACAAATGCGGCATTCAATCGGTATCCGTGCGCATCGGCTCCTGCTTCGATACGGTGCGCAGCCCCCGTATGCTTACCACATGGATCAGTGCCGATGACCTGACCCGTCTCGTCGACCGCGCCTTCAATGTCGAGACGCTCGGCTGCCTGATGGTTTACGGCGTCTCCGACAATGATCGCGGCTGCATGGTGAGTAGCGACGCCGATAAGCTCGGCTGGAAAGCGCAGGACCGGTCACAGGACGCGCCGATGGACCAGGGCCGCGAAAGCGAGATCATCGGTCCCCTGCTGGGCGGACCATTTGCCGAAGCCCCCCTGCCACAAAACTAA
- a CDS encoding SMP-30/gluconolactonase/LRE family protein, with product MREFTAQPLDIPAVTVAESPLWHEDALWYCDIEAGGLLRFDPQDASLKRWVLDGALASIAPTDGGFIAGTSRGFEYLSLDGDRLNRELLHSPFTAAPGTRMNDGIADPAGRFWCGSIEPHRAHLGRLFCIDKGQVRVVRDGFRTLNGLAFSPDGRRLYVSDSHPTLASVWAIELDSDGMPLEPPQLFADLSEIGGRPDGATVDEDGFYWIAASDSGRVLRLDPKGRPDMVIHVPTTNPTNITFGGPDFRTAFITSLKPGGEGNAFAGLVFAVDLPVAGRKPDGYIA from the coding sequence ATGAGAGAATTTACCGCGCAACCGCTTGATATTCCAGCCGTCACCGTGGCGGAAAGCCCGCTATGGCATGAGGATGCGCTCTGGTATTGCGACATCGAGGCAGGCGGCCTGCTGCGCTTTGATCCGCAAGATGCCAGCTTGAAACGCTGGGTGCTGGACGGCGCGCTTGCCTCCATCGCGCCAACGGATGGCGGTTTCATTGCTGGAACCTCACGCGGGTTCGAATATCTCTCGCTGGATGGCGATCGACTGAACCGGGAACTGCTGCATTCTCCTTTCACTGCCGCGCCCGGCACCCGTATGAATGACGGCATCGCCGATCCGGCTGGGCGCTTCTGGTGCGGCAGTATAGAGCCGCATCGTGCCCATCTCGGGCGGCTTTTCTGCATCGACAAAGGGCAGGTTCGCGTGGTGCGCGACGGCTTTCGCACCTTGAATGGTCTTGCCTTTTCGCCCGATGGCAGGCGGCTTTACGTGTCTGACAGCCATCCCACCCTTGCTAGCGTCTGGGCCATTGAGCTTGACAGTGATGGCATGCCACTGGAGCCCCCACAGCTCTTCGCGGACCTGTCCGAGATCGGCGGGCGCCCAGATGGCGCAACGGTGGACGAGGACGGTTTTTACTGGATCGCCGCCTCCGATAGCGGGCGCGTGCTGCGACTTGATCCCAAAGGCCGCCCCGATATGGTCATCCATGTGCCCACCACCAATCCGACCAATATCACCTTTGGCGGGCCGGATTTCAGAACGGCTTTCATCACCAGCCTGAAACCGGGGGGAGAAGGCAATGCGTTCGCGGGCCTGGTCTTTGCGGTCGATCTGCCGGTAGCTGGGCGCAAACCGGACGGCTATATCGCTTGA